The Pseudarthrobacter sp. NS4 genome includes a window with the following:
- a CDS encoding sodium-dependent transporter has translation MSSSPAARPSAPVKRETFSSRRLFILSAIGSAVGLGNIWRFPYIAYDNGGGAFLIPYLVALLTAGIPLLFLDYSVGHKFRGSTPLAYRRLHRAAEPLGWWQVLVCFVIAAYYAVIIAWALMYTIFSFTEAWGDDAEGFFFGNFLGVAEAPGLGFDFVPSVFFPLLLIWAAVILIMVAGIRKGISRANAVLLPLLVTMFILLVVQALFLPGAAQGLNAFFTPDWSALADPSVWAAAYGHIFFSLSVGYGIMVTYSSYLKRRTDLTGSGMVVAFSNSGFEILAGIGVFAALGFMAQAAGTGVNEVVTQGIGLAFVAFPTIVSQAPFGAAMGVLFFGSLVFAGITSLISVLEVIVAAVQDKLGWGRIKASLVVSILVAAVSLAFFPTATGLYLLDTSDAFVNSFGITLGALVTVVVLAWFLRKLPMLSAHLNRISTVKMRGTWMVLVAGVVPLALIYMVANEFISKISTTYEGYPEWFVGVFGWGMSGALVVLALVLTFIPWSRSSKAHDDPEYDAVVEQEAKETAL, from the coding sequence ATGAGCAGTTCCCCAGCCGCCCGCCCATCCGCTCCGGTGAAGCGCGAAACATTTTCTTCACGCCGGCTTTTCATTCTGTCCGCCATCGGTTCGGCAGTGGGACTGGGCAATATCTGGCGCTTCCCGTACATTGCCTACGACAACGGCGGCGGGGCGTTCCTGATCCCGTACCTGGTGGCACTGCTGACAGCCGGCATTCCGCTGCTTTTCCTGGACTACTCCGTCGGTCACAAATTCCGGGGTTCCACCCCGCTGGCCTACCGGCGGCTCCACCGGGCCGCCGAACCGCTCGGCTGGTGGCAGGTTCTGGTCTGCTTCGTCATCGCGGCGTATTACGCAGTGATCATCGCATGGGCCCTGATGTACACCATCTTCTCCTTCACGGAGGCATGGGGCGATGACGCCGAAGGCTTCTTCTTCGGCAACTTCCTGGGCGTCGCCGAGGCCCCGGGTCTCGGGTTCGACTTCGTCCCGTCAGTCTTCTTCCCGCTGCTGCTGATCTGGGCGGCAGTCATCCTCATCATGGTCGCCGGGATCCGCAAGGGCATTTCCCGCGCGAACGCGGTCCTGTTGCCGCTGCTGGTAACGATGTTCATCCTGCTGGTGGTCCAGGCGCTTTTCCTTCCAGGGGCAGCCCAGGGCCTCAACGCCTTCTTCACGCCCGACTGGTCCGCGCTCGCCGACCCGTCAGTGTGGGCGGCAGCCTACGGACACATCTTCTTTTCGCTCTCCGTCGGCTACGGCATCATGGTCACCTATTCCTCCTACCTGAAGCGCAGGACGGATCTCACAGGCTCCGGCATGGTGGTTGCCTTCTCCAATTCCGGGTTCGAAATCCTGGCCGGCATCGGTGTTTTTGCCGCCTTGGGCTTTATGGCGCAGGCAGCGGGTACCGGCGTAAACGAGGTGGTGACCCAGGGCATCGGCCTGGCGTTTGTCGCGTTCCCCACCATCGTGTCGCAGGCGCCTTTCGGGGCTGCCATGGGTGTGCTGTTCTTCGGTTCCCTGGTCTTTGCGGGAATCACGTCCCTGATCTCCGTGCTCGAAGTCATCGTTGCCGCCGTGCAGGACAAGCTCGGCTGGGGCAGGATCAAGGCCTCCCTGGTGGTCAGCATCCTGGTGGCCGCCGTTTCGCTGGCATTCTTTCCGACGGCGACCGGCCTCTACCTGCTGGACACATCCGACGCATTCGTCAACAGCTTCGGCATCACCCTCGGGGCACTGGTAACAGTGGTGGTGCTTGCCTGGTTCCTGCGCAAACTCCCGATGCTGTCCGCCCACCTGAACCGGATCTCTACGGTCAAGATGCGCGGAACCTGGATGGTGCTCGTTGCGGGTGTGGTGCCGCTCGCGCTGATCTACATGGTGGCCAACGAGTTCATCAGCAAAATCTCCACTACGTATGAGGGCTATCCGGAGTGGTTCGTGGGCGTATTTGGCTGGGGGATGTCAGGGGCGCTGGTGGTCCTGGCGCTGGTGCTGACTTTCATCCCGTGGAGCCGCAGCTCCAAAGCCCATGACGATCCCGAGTATGACGCCGTGGTGGAGCAAGAGGCAAAGGAGACCGCACTGTGA
- a CDS encoding methionine/alanine import family NSS transporter small subunit, with amino-acid sequence MTPIAITMMIIAILTVWGGLALALLNLKRHPEDEGALPEEPAREL; translated from the coding sequence GTGACACCGATCGCCATCACCATGATGATCATCGCCATCCTTACCGTCTGGGGCGGGCTCGCACTGGCGCTGCTCAACCTGAAGCGGCACCCGGAGGACGAAGGCGCCCTGCCGGAAGAGCCTGCGCGGGAGCTTTAG
- a CDS encoding glycoside hydrolase family 127 protein — MTVASHRSSGPASFPLHRVRLLEGDFKNAQDTSIRYVLSLDLQRLCAPYLREAGLGTAADPYGSWEADGMGGHIGGHYLSACARLFAATGNPELLAKVRTVVGVLGNCQEAGGDGYVGGIPAGRELGKQLAGGNVDADLFTLNGRWVPLYNLHKTLAGLLDAHVFAGSDQALAIAAGLADWWLGISAHLGTEAFEEVLHTEFGGMNDAFAILWELTGRDEYLQEARRFSHRALLEPLAAGRDQLDGLHANTQIPKVVGYARLAAATGDPEFAQAGSSFWDSVVSRRSVSVGGNSVREHFHPASDFTPMVLDPQGPETCNTYNMLKLAKLRFEASGDPAAVDFYERATYNHILSSQHPVSGGLVYFTPMRPGHYRVYSRAQESMWCCVGSGLENHARYGELIYSHDGDDLLVNLYIPSTLDWAERGLNVRLETGFPRSGLVTLHVSADSPVKATIRLRRPGWAAEMAVDGGGGAGGPVTEEDGYVSISRTWHGTSAIQINVAAEVRSEALPDGSPWVSFLYGPVVLSARAGSEGVPGFEAADERMGHVAAGALLPLAQTPVVPDAGSVRLLDRAALAAELPVVDAGGRTGTVVLEPFSGIHDERYTVYWPTGDPARRHGELRDLDREMAAQGQVVDAVTAGEQQPESDHGFAGESTRAGGREGIHWRSATGWFSYVLADPDQRAGVLRVRFRQVQGRGHELRLDGVLLDEPSQEWQEGDQVVTDYALPEPRDGQSGAGRIVFSVHALPGCSTGDLLSVQLVSRP, encoded by the coding sequence GTGACCGTGGCCAGTCACCGCAGCAGCGGCCCTGCCTCTTTTCCGCTGCATAGGGTCCGCCTCCTCGAGGGCGACTTCAAGAACGCCCAGGACACTTCCATCCGCTACGTCCTGTCCCTCGACCTTCAGCGGCTGTGTGCTCCGTACCTCCGGGAGGCCGGACTGGGTACTGCCGCGGATCCGTATGGCAGCTGGGAAGCCGACGGCATGGGAGGCCATATCGGGGGCCATTACCTCTCGGCCTGCGCCAGGCTTTTCGCGGCTACCGGGAATCCGGAGCTGCTGGCGAAGGTTCGGACCGTCGTCGGGGTTCTCGGGAACTGCCAGGAGGCCGGCGGGGATGGCTACGTGGGAGGCATCCCCGCCGGCCGGGAGCTCGGAAAGCAGCTGGCCGGCGGGAACGTGGACGCGGACCTGTTCACCCTCAATGGCAGGTGGGTTCCGCTCTATAACCTGCACAAGACGCTGGCCGGGCTGCTGGACGCCCACGTCTTCGCCGGGTCTGACCAGGCCCTCGCAATCGCCGCCGGCCTCGCGGACTGGTGGCTCGGGATCTCAGCCCACCTGGGAACGGAAGCTTTCGAGGAGGTCCTGCACACCGAATTCGGCGGCATGAATGACGCCTTCGCCATCCTGTGGGAGCTCACGGGCAGGGATGAGTACCTCCAGGAGGCCCGCCGGTTCTCGCACCGCGCCCTCCTGGAGCCGCTGGCGGCCGGGCGGGACCAGCTTGACGGGCTGCACGCCAATACCCAGATTCCCAAGGTAGTGGGCTACGCCCGCCTCGCAGCCGCAACGGGTGATCCCGAGTTTGCGCAGGCCGGCAGCTCCTTCTGGGATTCCGTGGTTTCCCGGCGTTCCGTCTCCGTCGGCGGCAACAGTGTGCGGGAGCACTTCCACCCGGCGTCGGATTTCACGCCCATGGTGCTGGACCCGCAGGGCCCGGAAACCTGCAACACCTACAACATGCTCAAACTCGCCAAACTGCGCTTTGAAGCCTCGGGCGACCCCGCCGCCGTCGACTTCTACGAGCGGGCCACCTACAACCACATCCTGTCCTCGCAGCATCCTGTCAGTGGCGGCCTGGTGTACTTCACGCCGATGCGGCCCGGGCACTACCGCGTCTACTCCCGGGCGCAGGAATCGATGTGGTGCTGCGTCGGGTCAGGCCTAGAGAACCATGCGCGCTATGGGGAGCTCATCTATAGCCACGACGGCGACGACCTCCTGGTCAATCTGTACATTCCCTCAACGCTGGACTGGGCAGAGCGGGGCCTTAACGTGCGGCTGGAAACCGGGTTTCCGCGCTCCGGCCTGGTGACGCTGCATGTTTCCGCGGACTCTCCGGTTAAAGCCACCATCCGGCTTCGCCGACCGGGCTGGGCAGCGGAAATGGCGGTCGACGGCGGCGGTGGAGCGGGCGGTCCCGTCACCGAAGAAGACGGCTACGTCAGCATCAGCCGTACCTGGCACGGCACGTCCGCGATCCAGATAAACGTTGCCGCGGAGGTTCGCTCCGAGGCGCTGCCGGACGGTTCGCCGTGGGTCTCGTTCCTCTATGGTCCGGTGGTGCTGTCCGCACGGGCAGGATCAGAAGGGGTACCCGGCTTTGAAGCTGCGGACGAACGGATGGGCCACGTGGCCGCCGGGGCACTGCTGCCACTCGCGCAGACCCCGGTGGTGCCCGACGCCGGTTCCGTCCGGTTGCTGGACCGTGCGGCGCTGGCGGCCGAGCTGCCGGTGGTTGACGCCGGCGGGCGGACGGGCACCGTGGTCCTGGAGCCGTTTTCCGGAATCCACGATGAGCGCTACACCGTGTACTGGCCCACTGGTGACCCTGCCAGGCGGCATGGGGAACTTCGGGACCTGGACCGGGAAATGGCGGCCCAGGGGCAGGTTGTTGATGCGGTGACCGCAGGCGAACAACAGCCCGAGTCCGACCATGGTTTCGCCGGTGAGTCTACCCGCGCCGGCGGCAGGGAAGGTATCCACTGGCGCAGCGCCACCGGCTGGTTTTCCTACGTCCTGGCGGATCCGGACCAGCGCGCAGGGGTGCTGCGGGTGCGTTTCCGCCAGGTTCAGGGACGGGGCCATGAACTGCGGCTGGACGGGGTACTTCTGGATGAACCGTCCCAGGAGTGGCAGGAAGGGGACCAGGTGGTGACGGACTATGCCCTGCCCGAACCGCGGGACGGACAGTCCGGCGCCGGGCGCATCGTCTTTTCAGTCCACGCACTGCCCGGCTGCAGCACCGGTGACCTGTTGTCCGTCCAGCTGGTGAGCCGTCCCTGA
- a CDS encoding arabinan endo-1,5-alpha-L-arabinosidase, whose protein sequence is MMKSRPWALRAAGLAAAAVIALTAAALPPSGTSRSGTDAPTAQVSFGQASERKPAQQKLHADLPGGKTVVGQTSPIHDPALIIDDDGTWYVYSTGLVNRENGGTIQIWASHDQGTTWNYSGTVWDRIPAWIDEHFADGELPGSLWAPEITEHDGTYYLYYSASRFGGNNSLTALATNTTLNPNDPDYEWVDQGLVVSSPATGLDPANPGKTFNAIDAGIVEDADGTPYMAIGSFWYGIFLVPIEWPSGKPVADWQSKTVNIADRFMPGNPVEAPYITKHGDYYYLFVSFDSCCRGGDSTYKVAVGRSTSVKGPYLDKEGRDMFGGGGSVVLDSHGAVTGPGGQSVFGDYLAFHYYDGSNQDIPFFPTLGLQKIDWADGWPEFNQTVELPSVLKQPKATVAGTAASFTATAAGTPGPVAVWETSSDGGADWQRADTQPVTKRTDEGTYRSTLELPAGEGSGEDLLVRAVFHNAHGKAATDAVPFPAVPGNKPAGGPVR, encoded by the coding sequence ATGATGAAGTCACGTCCATGGGCGCTGCGCGCCGCAGGATTGGCAGCAGCAGCGGTTATCGCCCTGACGGCAGCAGCACTCCCACCATCGGGCACTTCCCGCAGCGGCACGGATGCCCCAACCGCTCAAGTTTCCTTCGGCCAGGCATCAGAGCGGAAGCCCGCGCAACAGAAGCTCCACGCCGACCTGCCGGGCGGCAAAACGGTGGTGGGCCAGACCTCCCCCATCCATGATCCCGCGCTGATTATCGACGACGACGGCACCTGGTACGTCTACTCCACGGGCCTGGTGAACCGGGAGAACGGCGGCACCATCCAGATCTGGGCGTCGCATGACCAGGGAACCACGTGGAACTACAGCGGCACCGTCTGGGACCGGATTCCGGCCTGGATTGATGAGCACTTCGCTGACGGCGAGCTGCCCGGCAGCCTCTGGGCGCCGGAAATCACCGAACATGACGGAACCTACTACCTGTACTACTCGGCGTCGCGCTTTGGCGGGAACAACTCCCTCACGGCGCTGGCCACCAACACCACCCTCAACCCCAATGATCCGGACTACGAGTGGGTGGACCAGGGACTGGTGGTTTCGTCCCCTGCCACCGGCCTGGATCCCGCCAACCCCGGCAAGACCTTCAACGCGATCGACGCCGGCATTGTCGAGGATGCCGACGGCACCCCCTACATGGCCATCGGCTCCTTCTGGTACGGGATTTTCCTGGTCCCCATCGAATGGCCCAGCGGCAAGCCGGTGGCGGACTGGCAGTCGAAAACGGTGAACATCGCGGACCGGTTCATGCCCGGGAACCCCGTCGAAGCCCCGTACATCACCAAGCATGGCGACTACTACTACCTGTTTGTCTCATTCGATTCCTGCTGCCGTGGCGGGGACTCCACCTACAAGGTGGCTGTGGGTCGGTCCACTTCGGTGAAGGGTCCGTACCTGGACAAGGAGGGCCGCGACATGTTCGGTGGCGGCGGGTCCGTGGTGCTGGATTCCCACGGCGCAGTTACCGGCCCCGGCGGGCAGTCGGTCTTTGGCGATTACCTGGCGTTCCATTACTACGACGGCTCCAACCAAGACATTCCCTTCTTCCCCACCCTCGGCCTCCAGAAAATTGACTGGGCGGACGGCTGGCCGGAATTCAACCAGACAGTGGAGCTGCCATCGGTTCTCAAGCAGCCCAAAGCCACGGTTGCCGGCACTGCCGCCAGCTTCACCGCCACTGCCGCAGGCACGCCCGGCCCGGTGGCAGTCTGGGAAACATCGTCCGACGGTGGCGCGGACTGGCAGCGGGCGGACACCCAGCCGGTCACCAAGCGGACGGACGAAGGGACTTACCGCTCCACGCTTGAGCTTCCCGCCGGGGAGGGCAGCGGAGAGGACCTGCTGGTACGGGCAGTGTTCCACAACGCCCATGGCAAGGCCGCGACCGACGCCGTCCCGTTCCCTGCAGTCCCTGGCAACAAACCCGCGGGGGGCCCTGTCCGGTGA
- a CDS encoding ABC transporter substrate-binding protein gives MMKSRPMAATLALFTAAGLMLGGCSAPTADDSGEKKLTFMFRGGEDEKKAYEKAVEQFEAANGVDVDIIVTTADQYATKLKAAIAGKQVPDVFYIGPGDLQAYVQNGIVKDITEYVEGSDTIDLDNIWEYGVDSYRYDGKRVGEGAIYALPKDVGPFSFGYNKTMLEKAGIPLPDKDKPYTFDEFVAAAKKLTADTNGDGTLDQWGTGLNVQWNLQPFVWSNGGDWLNEDRTKVTVDTPEFAKSLQWFADLQNVHGVTPSVGEAQTLDTYQRWMKGEIGFFPVAPWDLSTYQKLGFEWDVIPYPAGDTGKTASWIGTLGIAVSESTKHPEEAVKLVEYLTANKEAQQSLVDAGIQIPNLKDMAETWAADTTTKPANKAEFLEIVKDYGRALPGGNTFNAEWYDELWTNIQPVLDGKQTAADYLKEAQPRMQEFLDAANQQAGN, from the coding sequence ATGATGAAGTCACGTCCCATGGCCGCGACCCTGGCGCTTTTTACCGCCGCCGGCCTCATGCTCGGCGGTTGCTCCGCCCCCACCGCCGATGACAGCGGGGAAAAGAAACTTACCTTCATGTTCCGTGGAGGTGAGGACGAGAAGAAGGCCTACGAGAAGGCCGTTGAGCAGTTCGAAGCCGCCAACGGGGTGGACGTGGACATCATCGTCACCACCGCGGACCAGTACGCCACCAAGCTGAAGGCTGCCATCGCCGGCAAGCAGGTCCCGGACGTCTTCTACATCGGCCCCGGAGATCTCCAGGCCTACGTACAGAACGGGATTGTCAAGGACATCACCGAATACGTTGAAGGCTCCGACACGATCGACCTGGACAACATCTGGGAGTACGGCGTAGACAGCTACCGCTACGACGGCAAGCGCGTGGGCGAAGGCGCCATCTACGCGCTTCCCAAGGACGTGGGCCCGTTCTCCTTCGGCTACAACAAGACGATGCTGGAGAAAGCCGGGATCCCGCTGCCGGACAAGGACAAGCCCTACACGTTTGACGAGTTCGTGGCAGCCGCCAAGAAGCTGACCGCCGATACCAACGGCGACGGCACCCTGGACCAGTGGGGCACCGGCCTGAACGTCCAGTGGAACCTGCAGCCGTTTGTCTGGTCCAACGGCGGGGACTGGCTCAACGAAGACCGCACCAAAGTCACCGTGGACACCCCGGAGTTCGCCAAATCACTGCAGTGGTTCGCGGACCTGCAGAACGTCCATGGTGTGACGCCTTCGGTGGGTGAAGCCCAGACCCTGGACACCTACCAGCGCTGGATGAAGGGCGAAATCGGGTTCTTCCCCGTCGCCCCCTGGGATCTCTCCACGTACCAGAAGCTGGGCTTTGAGTGGGACGTCATCCCTTACCCGGCCGGAGACACCGGCAAGACAGCCAGCTGGATCGGTACGCTCGGCATCGCTGTTTCCGAAAGCACCAAGCACCCTGAAGAAGCTGTAAAGCTGGTGGAGTACCTCACAGCCAACAAGGAAGCCCAGCAGAGCCTGGTGGACGCGGGCATCCAGATCCCCAACCTGAAGGACATGGCCGAGACCTGGGCCGCGGACACCACCACCAAACCGGCCAACAAGGCCGAGTTCCTCGAGATTGTGAAGGACTATGGCCGGGCGCTTCCGGGCGGCAACACCTTCAACGCTGAGTGGTACGACGAACTCTGGACCAACATCCAGCCGGTGCTCGACGGCAAGCAGACCGCCGCCGACTACCTGAAGGAGGCGCAGCCGCGAATGCAGGAATTCCTGGACGCCGCCAACCAGCAGGCCGGCAACTAG
- a CDS encoding carbohydrate ABC transporter permease has product MTTITRPRRSRLHRKEHQAALVFVAIPVIGFLLFTLFPLLFSVYASFTNWNGISAPVFKGLDNYTKMFGDRYFLKSLWNTLYMMLGIPIGLAISLALALAMNRKMRGTTFFRTVYYLPVISSIAAVAILWQWAFNGDFGLINQGLALVGIDGPNWLQDTATVKPALIIMAIWKGLGYSMLLYLAALQSVPRYLYEAAALDGASAWQQFRHITIPMVRPVTFFLIVTSIIAGSQIFVEINIMTPTGGPEFESASIVWYIWQKAFDNLQMGYASAMSVVLGLLVFVITFIQFRLNRRNQFSID; this is encoded by the coding sequence ATGACCACAATCACGCGCCCGCGACGCTCGCGGCTTCACCGGAAGGAACACCAGGCCGCCCTTGTCTTCGTTGCCATACCGGTGATCGGGTTCCTCCTCTTTACGCTCTTCCCGCTCCTCTTCTCCGTCTACGCGTCCTTCACAAACTGGAACGGCATCTCCGCCCCGGTCTTCAAGGGCCTGGACAACTACACGAAAATGTTCGGGGACCGCTACTTCCTGAAGTCGTTGTGGAACACGCTGTACATGATGCTCGGCATTCCCATCGGCCTGGCTATTTCCCTGGCACTGGCCCTGGCGATGAACCGGAAGATGCGCGGGACAACCTTTTTCCGCACGGTCTACTACCTGCCCGTGATCTCGTCCATCGCCGCCGTCGCCATCCTTTGGCAGTGGGCTTTCAACGGCGACTTCGGCCTCATCAACCAGGGCCTGGCGCTGGTCGGCATCGACGGCCCCAACTGGCTCCAGGACACCGCCACGGTAAAGCCGGCGCTGATCATCATGGCCATCTGGAAAGGCCTGGGCTACTCCATGCTGCTCTACCTGGCAGCCCTGCAGTCCGTGCCCCGCTACCTCTACGAGGCGGCAGCCCTCGACGGCGCCTCCGCCTGGCAGCAGTTCCGGCACATCACCATCCCCATGGTCCGCCCGGTCACGTTCTTCCTGATCGTCACCAGCATCATCGCAGGATCCCAGATCTTCGTGGAAATCAACATCATGACCCCCACCGGCGGGCCTGAGTTCGAGTCCGCATCCATCGTTTGGTACATCTGGCAGAAAGCGTTCGACAACCTGCAGATGGGCTACGCCTCCGCCATGTCGGTGGTCCTGGGACTGCTGGTCTTCGTCATTACCTTCATCCAGTTCCGGCTCAACCGCCGCAACCAGTTTTCGATCGATTGA
- a CDS encoding carbohydrate ABC transporter permease, giving the protein MSAQNVITTPPLEPTDAIPGTGTSRRQAGPAGPGQRSVKDRTRLGNLITTLILSLGAVVMIAPLVWTFSTSLKTKDGVFELPPQWIPDPFVWENYARIWTAGPLLSGIQNSLIVACSVTIIGSLTSALAAFAFAKMRMPFKNVLFLGLLSGLMIPFPTLMIPQFTIFAGIGWVDTLLPLIVPGLFGNIIMIFFLRQFLNSVPDSIVEAARIDGASYLQIFWTLILPAIRPALAAQFILWFMAMWNDYLAPIIYLNSPGTQTLQLVIANFNAQYAIQTDYPLIMAASFIALLPVLIVFIVFQRQIIESIALSGSKG; this is encoded by the coding sequence ATGTCCGCACAGAACGTGATCACCACCCCTCCGCTGGAGCCCACGGACGCCATTCCCGGCACCGGCACGTCCCGCCGTCAGGCCGGCCCCGCCGGCCCTGGCCAGCGGTCGGTCAAGGACCGCACCCGGCTGGGCAACCTCATCACCACCCTTATCCTGTCCCTGGGCGCCGTAGTGATGATCGCCCCGCTGGTCTGGACGTTTTCGACGTCCCTGAAAACCAAGGACGGCGTCTTCGAGCTTCCGCCGCAGTGGATCCCGGACCCCTTTGTCTGGGAGAACTATGCCCGCATCTGGACCGCCGGCCCGCTCCTGAGCGGAATCCAGAACAGCCTGATCGTGGCGTGTTCGGTGACCATCATCGGCTCCCTCACGTCCGCACTCGCGGCCTTCGCGTTCGCCAAGATGCGTATGCCGTTCAAGAACGTGCTGTTCCTGGGGCTGCTCTCGGGCCTGATGATTCCGTTCCCCACGCTCATGATTCCGCAGTTCACCATCTTCGCCGGAATCGGCTGGGTGGACACGCTGCTTCCATTGATCGTGCCGGGGCTGTTCGGCAACATCATCATGATCTTCTTCCTGCGCCAGTTCCTGAACAGCGTCCCGGATTCCATCGTGGAGGCCGCCCGGATCGACGGTGCGTCCTACCTCCAGATCTTCTGGACGCTCATCCTGCCCGCCATCCGGCCGGCGCTCGCAGCCCAGTTCATCCTCTGGTTCATGGCCATGTGGAACGACTACCTGGCGCCCATCATCTACCTCAACTCCCCGGGGACACAGACCCTCCAGCTGGTCATCGCCAACTTCAATGCCCAGTACGCCATCCAGACCGACTACCCGCTGATCATGGCGGCGTCCTTCATCGCACTGCTTCCGGTGCTGATCGTGTTCATCGTCTTCCAGCGCCAGATCATCGAATCCATCGCGCTGTCCGGATCCAAGGGCTGA
- a CDS encoding arabinan endo-1,5-alpha-L-arabinosidase translates to MPHPDLEQATLQRELAPAETSADPATWGARHAHDPTVVRDDDGTYFMFSTDAVANSQDIPSGVHIRRSPDLVQWTYAGTAFDGVPTAAAEWSGARGLWAPEVVRWPGGGWHMYYSASTFGSNTSAIGLAVAPAPDGPWEDRGIVVATRAGEQTQNAIDAAVTFGRDGQPWLTYGSFFSGIYTLPLDRTSGAPVRAGDLGTCIARRPVSVDRAIEGAFILYRPEEDRYVLFCSYDSLFDTYNMRVAVAEHITGPYRDVRGTSLTEPAAPPALAGTKVLGSYRFSGGTGWLAPGHNSVLAQPGPEGTTEHFVVHHVRFADDPSQHVVQVRRMFFNAAGWPLVSPQPYAGRASEVLPAPVPVDGRWQVLRFDPESTDVVEAVSRQVGSRQDRAAPDSVPGEPERLALLVQDPDGGTVELDAVVFPSWDWAGNRAALSFSGIDPHGVVWSGTREDS, encoded by the coding sequence ATGCCGCATCCCGATCTTGAGCAGGCAACGCTGCAGCGCGAGCTGGCCCCTGCAGAAACCTCTGCCGACCCCGCCACGTGGGGCGCCCGGCATGCCCACGACCCCACGGTGGTGCGCGACGACGACGGCACCTACTTCATGTTCTCCACCGACGCCGTTGCCAACTCGCAGGATATTCCTTCCGGAGTACATATCCGTAGGTCCCCTGACCTGGTGCAGTGGACCTACGCCGGAACAGCGTTCGACGGCGTTCCCACCGCTGCCGCCGAATGGTCCGGCGCGCGCGGTCTCTGGGCCCCGGAAGTGGTCCGCTGGCCGGGTGGCGGATGGCATATGTACTACTCCGCTTCCACCTTCGGTTCCAACACCTCCGCCATCGGCCTGGCCGTGGCACCGGCACCGGACGGGCCGTGGGAGGACCGCGGCATTGTGGTTGCCACCAGGGCCGGAGAACAGACCCAGAACGCCATTGACGCGGCGGTCACGTTTGGCCGGGACGGGCAGCCGTGGCTGACGTACGGCTCCTTCTTTTCCGGGATCTACACCCTGCCGCTGGACCGGACGTCCGGCGCCCCGGTGAGGGCCGGGGACCTGGGCACCTGCATCGCCCGCCGGCCCGTCTCCGTGGACAGGGCCATCGAGGGCGCCTTTATCCTGTACCGCCCGGAGGAGGACCGCTACGTCCTGTTCTGCTCGTACGACTCACTTTTCGACACCTACAACATGCGGGTGGCGGTGGCGGAGCACATCACCGGGCCCTACCGCGACGTCAGGGGAACATCACTCACGGAACCTGCCGCGCCCCCGGCTTTGGCGGGCACGAAGGTGCTGGGGAGCTACCGGTTCAGTGGCGGCACCGGCTGGCTGGCCCCAGGACACAACTCCGTCCTGGCCCAGCCCGGCCCCGAGGGAACCACCGAGCATTTTGTGGTGCACCACGTCCGGTTCGCCGATGATCCCAGCCAGCACGTGGTGCAGGTCCGGCGGATGTTCTTCAACGCCGCGGGGTGGCCGCTGGTCTCACCCCAGCCCTACGCGGGCAGGGCCAGCGAGGTCCTTCCGGCTCCGGTCCCCGTGGACGGCAGATGGCAGGTGCTCCGGTTCGATCCTGAATCCACTGACGTTGTGGAGGCCGTATCCCGCCAGGTCGGGAGCCGGCAGGATCGTGCAGCCCCGGACAGCGTCCCGGGTGAACCCGAGCGGCTGGCCCTTCTCGTGCAGGATCCCGACGGCGGCACCGTGGAACTGGACGCCGTGGTCTTCCCGTCGTGGGACTGGGCAGGCAACCGGGCCGCGCTGTCCTTCAGCGGAATCGACCCCCACGGAGTGGTGTGGAGCGGTACCAGGGAGGACTCATGA
- a CDS encoding YesL family protein → MNDAPLGWAGRLMEWLRFATSLVLVNVLFIAGSLAGLVLLGIFPAAVAATTVLARLRAGETAHVVRDFVAVYRSRFRHANLVGSIFWLAGLLLGLNLLAAMVPSGTGASPVSAVLLLLSVLAGAATLLAAAAAVTLCGRYRDSVLNTWKAAFLLPLVSPGMSVSLLGVLAALAVIFAAAPILLPLVGAAVPLLACGALVSRRAARLWDQLPAGTRPVTA, encoded by the coding sequence ATGAATGACGCTCCCCTGGGATGGGCCGGGCGCCTGATGGAATGGCTGCGGTTCGCCACCAGCCTGGTCCTGGTCAACGTGCTGTTCATCGCCGGATCGCTGGCCGGCCTGGTACTCCTGGGCATTTTCCCGGCAGCCGTCGCAGCCACCACGGTCCTGGCGCGTTTGCGGGCCGGTGAAACCGCGCACGTGGTGCGGGACTTCGTGGCCGTCTACCGCTCCCGGTTCCGGCACGCGAACCTGGTGGGCAGCATTTTCTGGCTGGCGGGCCTGCTGCTGGGCCTCAACCTGCTTGCTGCCATGGTGCCCTCGGGCACCGGGGCCTCCCCGGTCAGTGCCGTGCTCCTGCTCCTCTCCGTGCTTGCAGGCGCGGCAACACTCCTCGCGGCAGCGGCAGCGGTCACCCTGTGCGGGCGCTACCGGGACTCCGTGCTGAACACCTGGAAAGCCGCCTTCCTGCTTCCGCTCGTATCACCTGGAATGAGCGTTTCGCTGCTGGGAGTCCTGGCAGCGCTCGCCGTCATTTTCGCCGCTGCGCCCATCCTGCTGCCGCTGGTGGGCGCCGCTGTTCCGCTCCTGGCATGCGGCGCACTGGTAAGCCGCAGGGCCGCCCGCCTATGGGACCAGCTGCCTGCGGGCACCCGGCCGGTTACCGCCTAA